One Bythopirellula goksoeyrii genomic window, TTTCTACCAAGTCGCAAGATTTTTTGTCATTTTTTCTAGACAAAACCATCTATTCTGATAATCTAGACGTAATAGGGTTAGCGGCTCCAGGTAGCCATATCAGGGTAATTGGCGGTATGGAGTTCGAACAATCCGCAAGGAACGAAGTGACCTTCGATCGCGGAAGCTATATCACCGTTTGTCATTTTAACTGGAATCTTCCAAAGAGGGCTCGCTCATGAACAGGACACTTTTGAACCAATCTCTTTTCTTGCACCGCCAGTATTCATTTCTTTTTCTGGCTATTATTGTTCAGTTTGCTTTCGCTCAAACTGGGAATGCTGGGACCGTCTGTTCAGCTGGGATCGCCAACAACCTCACTGCCAACAATGGCTGCGAGACTGGTAGCACCAACAATGACAATCCCATTCCAGGTCAAGTCAACGCCGACACGATGTTCGGTTTCTCGGACTGGGTATTCGCAGAGAAATTTGAATTCCCGGTTGTAGATGAAGACATCGACATCGGTTTGACTATCACAGGTGGCGATATTTCTGGCACATGGTCGATTAACAACGTCTGGGGTTCATTTCAGGATATCATGCTCATACTCAAGGGCGGCAGCGGAAACAATACTCAGGAAGAGTACGTTGGCTATCTGCTTGTGACGGGTGACACTTCAGGAGCGTACACCACGCCCTTCTTTAACGCCAACAATGGAAACGCCAAGGAAATTTCTCATGTCAGTGCCTATGTTCGGGGCGTTCCCGAACCGGCGACATGGATGCTTCTGGGGCTTGCACTCGGTACTCTGAGTCTCCGCAGAGCCGGATGATCGATTCTTGATCTGACTTAAACTTCAACGCCCCGGGATTGCAATCCCGGGGCGTTGTCGTATTAAGGATTTCTACTATTCCCCTAGCGCTGAGCGGGTTGCCGCGTTGTCTCTTGCGAGGGTGTATCTTGCATCATCGTGTCGAGCATGGTGCCTATCAAGGCGGTTGTCTCGCCATCTTTGGTACTGCCTCCGTTGCCGCCGACAACCATCACACGTGGCGTGATGGAGATGTTTCGCTCTCCCACGATTTTCAATAGCTCGACCAGCGCTGCATTGCCACTGCCGATCTGTTCGGCAATCTGCTTGTATGCCAAGGCTTGCGCTTCCGCCTTGATCTGCACCGCTTCGGCCTCGGCTTCGGCAGCGATGATCTGTTTTTCTTTATCCTTGTCTGCAATCTGGACCGCATAAGCAGCCGTGGCAAGCCGCTTTTCTTCCTCGGCTTCCTGCTCGGTCTTAGTAAGCTGCTTCTTCTGTTCAGCGGCCCGCTGTTGCTCTTTGAATGTGTCCTGTTCTTGAAGGGCAATTTCTCGATCCGTCTGGGTCTTCAAGAGATTACCGAGGGTTTCCTCGTTCCCAACGTCTCCAATGCGTACCCCTGTAATTGTTACGCCGATCTTGTCCATTTCATCCTTGAGCATTGATAAGGACTGCGATTCCTGATGTGATCGCTGTTTCACGTAGTCGAGCGCCTTTACCCCTTCGGCATTGTTGCGGAAGATCGCTCGCACTGCTGAGTTCATCACGCTACGCAGTCCATCTTGATCGTCTCCTACAGTTGCGACCAACAAAGGGGCATTCTCTGGTTTGATTTCAAATTCAATCCGCACGTCAACCGGAAAAGTAAAGCCGTCGGAGGTACGAACCATGATTTCACGTTCTTCGTCTCCTGCTCCCCGGGCAACTTGCTGAGACGTATAGAGCACAATGTGTTTCTTGGTTGACACTTTGGTGATTTCATACGCTCTTGTATTCAAATAGTATTGACCTTCGAGCAGAGGAACTCGCCAGATACCACGATCACCTCGGGACACTAAATGCCGCGACTCGCCAATCCGAGCTTCGTCTTCCTCTGCACTTGATCTTTCACCAACATTGGATTTCACCACGCCAACGGTAGCCTTCTCGATGGTCGTGACAGGAACGATTTCCAACTCATAGAGTCGAGGATTGATGCGGTAGGACCCTGGTTTCAACACGGAAGTTTGCGGTCCTTTGTAGCCTCCCCCGTCCCCTAGAAAGAACTCGGCATCTTGTGCCATCAACCGCTCGTCCTTCTCTTCCCACTCGGGTGCGTAGGCCGTGTCGCGAGGCAAAGGTTGGCCATCCGCGGCGTTTAGGATCCCCACGCTTCCGGCAGGTATCTCGTTGACCTCGCCGTATTCGATGTCATAAATAAAAGGCCAGTACCAAGGATGCCAGCCGGGAGGCAAAATCTTTGCTTGCAACCCTTTTTCACCTGAGGTGGCAATAATCTTGCCCGGCGGCAATGAGGTGAAACCGATGTTCTTGTTCACGATTC contains:
- a CDS encoding PEP-CTERM sorting domain-containing protein codes for the protein MNRTLLNQSLFLHRQYSFLFLAIIVQFAFAQTGNAGTVCSAGIANNLTANNGCETGSTNNDNPIPGQVNADTMFGFSDWVFAEKFEFPVVDEDIDIGLTITGGDISGTWSINNVWGSFQDIMLILKGGSGNNTQEEYVGYLLVTGDTSGAYTTPFFNANNGNAKEISHVSAYVRGVPEPATWMLLGLALGTLSLRRAG
- a CDS encoding SPFH domain-containing protein — its product is MSSALFLILGVVLAGMIIASATQLRSPQLRIAGIGLAILVLLAGFTLASFRFVGEDKIGIVNKNIGFTSLPPGKIIATSGEKGLQAKILPPGWHPWYWPFIYDIEYGEVNEIPAGSVGILNAADGQPLPRDTAYAPEWEEKDERLMAQDAEFFLGDGGGYKGPQTSVLKPGSYRINPRLYELEIVPVTTIEKATVGVVKSNVGERSSAEEDEARIGESRHLVSRGDRGIWRVPLLEGQYYLNTRAYEITKVSTKKHIVLYTSQQVARGAGDEEREIMVRTSDGFTFPVDVRIEFEIKPENAPLLVATVGDDQDGLRSVMNSAVRAIFRNNAEGVKALDYVKQRSHQESQSLSMLKDEMDKIGVTITGVRIGDVGNEETLGNLLKTQTDREIALQEQDTFKEQQRAAEQKKQLTKTEQEAEEEKRLATAAYAVQIADKDKEKQIIAAEAEAEAVQIKAEAQALAYKQIAEQIGSGNAALVELLKIVGERNISITPRVMVVGGNGGSTKDGETTALIGTMLDTMMQDTPSQETTRQPAQR